From a region of the Triticum aestivum cultivar Chinese Spring chromosome 7D, IWGSC CS RefSeq v2.1, whole genome shotgun sequence genome:
- the LOC123169140 gene encoding expansin-like A4, translated as MAAAVAFAHLLLFLVLVSPAACYSASPPYRCDWCPRRSTASLLPPDAADATLTGAACGYGGLAAAADLADGGFHIAAVSAGFFRRGRACSACYQLRCRGRSACAKDGVKVVVVADVPETNSTGRGGRFMLNKEAFAALTTARGGGQLASLVDAAVDVDFRKIPCAYKGKNLAVRVEETSSRDKGHLAVRFLYQGGQTDIVAVEVARAEIPGATIQSATAPSPATWQYMTRREGSPGVWHTSRVPAGPLRLRLVVTAGSGGKWLRTEGVVLPAEWQAGAVYDTGLRVTDVAASTCGGASCSASGDDDEEE; from the coding sequence ATGGCCGCCGCCGTTGCATTTGCCCACCTTCTCCTTTTCCTCGTCTTGGTGTCCCCTGCGGCCTGCTATTCTGCTAGTCCACCGTATCGCTGCGACTGGTGCCCTCGGCGGTCCACCGCCTCCCTCCTGCCTCCCGACGCCGCCGACGCCACCCTCACCGGCGCCGCGTGCGGGTACGGtggcctggcggcggcggctgacCTTGCCGACGGGGGATTCCACATTGCGGCCGTGAGTGCTGGATTCTTCCGCCGCGGCCGGGCCTGCAGCGCATGCTACCAGCTGAGGTGCAGGGGCCGGAGCGCGTGCGCGAAGGACGGCGTCAAGGTCGTCGTCGTCGCCGACGTGCCGGAGACGAACAGCACAGGCAGGGGCGGGCGGTTCATGCTCAACAAGGAAGCCTTCGCCGCCTTGACTACTGCTCGTGGCGGTGGTCAGCTCGCGAGCTTGGTGGACGCGGCAGTCGACGTCGACTTCAGGAAGATACCTTGCGCCTACAAAGGCAAGAACCTGGCGGTGAGGGTGGAGGAGACGAGCAGCAGGGACAAGGGCCACCTCGCCGTCAGGTTCCTCTACCAGGGCGGCCAGACCGACATCGTCGCCGTCGAGGTGGCGCGGGCGGAAATTCCTGGTGCCACGATCCAGAGTGCCACCGCGCCGTCGCCGGCAACATGGCAGTACATGACGCGGCGCGAGGGGTCGCCGGGGGTGTGGCACACGTCGCGCGTGCCAGCCGGCCCGCTGCGGCTCCGGCTCGTCGTGACCGCAGGCTCCGGCGGCAAGTGGCTTCGAACCGAGGGTGTAGTGCTCCCCGCGGAGTGGCAGGCCGGCGCGGTCTACGACACTGGGCTGCGCGTCACCGACGTCGCCGCAAGCACCTGCGgcggcgcctcctgctccgcctccggagacgatgacgaggaggagtag
- the LOC123171465 gene encoding uncharacterized protein: protein MQDIWSYFVDKLWLHNVIWLKEFIRFENKSTAINLETGVIHVDLINMLKKWCDSEEKLAVGRAEYKMIIERKMEITCLYDQNVEEVMWGLKNNMQFLVPQEKTKLTEKDCVPISKGLERFLIQYKIDMNPEMVNVHVAQQAGIIHRTDLALKKHSAFFKLVGESLKSISDIDSKDWCSIKLATAAVMICHPDKIPKYAKMVSPDEYSKIKKDASRYEDVIKEIDTWLVYRDVVFLSEKKSKTMMKFHCLIREASS, encoded by the exons ATGCAGGACATCTGGTCATACTTCGTGGATAAACTGTGGCTACACAAT GTCATCTGGCTTAAAGAATTTATAAGGTTTGAGAACAAGTCTACTGCTATTAACCTTGAAACGGGGGTTATTCATGTTGATCTGATCAATATGCTGAAGAAGTGGTGCGACTCTGAGGAGAAACTAGCTGTTGGAAGGGCTGAATATAAAATGATAATTGAAAGGAAGATG GAAATCACCTGTCTGTATGATCAAAATGTAGAGGAGGTGATGTGGGGTCTGAAGAATAACATGCAATTTTTAGtgcctcaagaaaaaacaaagCTGACTGAGAAGGATTGTGTCCCCATCAGCAAAGGACTTGAGCGGTTCTTAATTCAGTATAAAATTGATATGAACCCAGAGATG GTTAATGTGCATGTTGCTCAGCAGGCTGGCATTATCCATCGTACTGATTTAGCATTAAAGAAGCACTCTGCATTCTTTAAACTTGTTGGTGAATCTCTTAAGAGTATATCAGACATTGACAGTAAGGACTGGTGCTCAATCAAACTTGCAACAGCTGCGGTGATGATATGTCATCCTGACAAAATACCTAAATACGCAAAG ATGGTCTCACCAGACGAGTACTCAAAGATAAAAAAGGATGCATCCAGATATGAAGACGTGATAAAGGAGATCGATACATGGCTAGTCTACAGAGATGTTGTCTTTCTCAGTGAAAAGAAGTCcaaaactatgatgaaatttcaTTGCTTGATAAGAGAGGCAAGCTCTTGA